One Salmo trutta chromosome 24, fSalTru1.1, whole genome shotgun sequence genomic region harbors:
- the LOC115161463 gene encoding speckle-type POZ protein-like A, which translates to MSRVPTPPPPGDMSTGPVAESWCYTQVKVVKFSYMWTINNFSFCREEMGEVLKSSTFSSGPNDKMKWCLRVNPKGLDDESKDYLSLYLLLVSCPKSEVRAKFKFSLLNTKREETKAMESQRAYRFVQGKDWGFKKFIRRDFLLDEGNGLLPDDKLTLFCEVSVVQDSVNISGQSNINMLKVPECQLSDDLGNLWQCSRFTDCSLYVGGQEFKAHKSILAARSPVFSAMFEHEMEESKKNRVDISDVEPDVFKEMMGFIYTGKAPNLDKMADNLLAAADKYALERLKVMCEEALCNSLSVENVADTLILADLHSAEQLKAQAIDFINRCSVLRQLGCKDGKNWNSNHATDIMETAGWKSMIQSHPHLVAEAFRALASAQCPPFGLPRKRLKQS; encoded by the exons ATGTCACGGGTTCCTACCCCTCCTCCACCAGGGGACATGTCTACTGGACCTGTGGCAGAGAGCTGGTGTTACACACAG GTAAAAGTAGTCAAGTTCTCCTACATGTGGACCATCAATAACTTCAGTTTCtgtagagaggagatgggggaggttTTAAAGAGTTCCACCTTCTCCTCTGGACCCAACGACAAAATGAAATG GTGTCTGAGAGTCAACCCAAAAGGACTGGATGATGAAAGCAAAGATTATCTGTCGTTGTATTTACTTCTTGTTAGTTGTCCAAAAAGTGAAGTCAGAGCAAAGTTCAAGTTTTCCTTATTGAACACTAAAAGAGAAGAGACTAAAGCTATGG AAAGCCAAAGAGCCTATCGGTTTGTCCAGGGGAAGGACTGGGGCTTCAAGAAGTTCATTAGAAGAGATTTCCTGCTTGATGAAGGCAACGGGCTGTTACCTGACGACAAACTCACCCTGTTCTGTGAG GTGAGTGTGGTGCAGGACTCTGTGAACATCTCTGGCCAGTCCAACATTAACATGCTGAAGGTCCCAGAGTGCCAGCTGTCAGATGACCTGGGGAACCTGTGGCAGTGTTCTCGCTTCACTGACTGCTCCCTCTATGTGGGAGGGCAGGAGTTCAAGGCACACAAATCCATCCTGGCAG CGAGATCTCCCGTCTTTAGCGCCATGTTTGAACATGAAATGGAGGAGAGTAAAAAG AACCGTGTGGACATCAGTGATGTGGAGCCAGACGTGTTTAAGGAGATGATGGGATTCATCTACACAGGGAAAGCTCCCAACCTGGACAAGATGGCCGATAACCTGCTGGCAGCTGCTGACAAA tatGCCTTGGAGCGTTTAAAGGTGATGTGTGAAGAGGCTCTGTGCAACAGCCTCTCTGTGGAGAACGTGGCTGATACCCTCATCCTGGCGGATTTACACAGTGCCGAGCAGCTCAAAGCACAAGCCATAGATTTTATCAACAG GTGCAGTGTCCTCCGACAGCTGGGCTGTAAAGATGGGAAAAACTGGAATAGCAA TCATGCCACGGACATAATGGAGACGGCAGGCTGGAAGTCAATGATCCAGTCCCACCCTCACTTAGTGGCCGAGGCCTTCAGAGCCCTGGCATCGGCACAGTGCCCGCCCTTCGGCCTGCCGAGGAAACGCCTAAAACAGTCCTGA